One Nitrososphaerota archaeon DNA segment encodes these proteins:
- a CDS encoding fructose 1,6-bisphosphatase, which translates to MQPIEVLRNASKLVYQNVKDLAGTKAAGEDYGVGKGGDISRKIDIVAEKTVLDYLKKVKFDCTVLGEECGRVELSKNPKGFVVMDAIDGSANAVRGIPFFCCSLAFAPKYKLSSITDGVVTDLSNGDMYWATKGKGAYLNKKKIIVHKQFPVYKIVGINVSGAKPKLVKRIQPIFENSNHSRHLGANALELAIFARGLMDVYIDLRDKIRVTDMAAGYIISKEAGGILLDSKLKPLDSDLSYETRLSFIAAANKKILSEISKQLKLGNK; encoded by the coding sequence ATGCAGCCAATCGAGGTTTTGCGCAACGCATCCAAGCTAGTGTACCAAAATGTAAAAGATCTAGCAGGAACAAAAGCAGCTGGAGAAGACTACGGAGTTGGCAAGGGCGGAGACATTTCTAGAAAAATAGACATTGTCGCAGAAAAGACAGTTCTTGATTATCTAAAAAAAGTAAAGTTTGATTGTACAGTACTAGGTGAAGAGTGCGGCCGTGTAGAATTATCAAAGAACCCAAAGGGCTTTGTGGTAATGGATGCAATTGACGGCTCGGCAAACGCAGTGCGCGGAATTCCATTTTTTTGCTGCTCGCTTGCATTTGCACCAAAGTACAAGCTCAGCTCCATCACAGACGGTGTGGTGACTGATCTATCCAATGGTGACATGTATTGGGCAACAAAGGGAAAAGGGGCATACTTGAACAAGAAAAAAATCATTGTGCACAAGCAGTTCCCCGTCTACAAAATTGTCGGAATCAATGTCTCTGGAGCAAAACCCAAGCTAGTAAAAAGAATCCAACCAATCTTTGAGAATTCCAATCACTCAAGGCACCTAGGCGCAAACGCGCTAGAGCTAGCAATTTTTGCACGTGGTCTAATGGATGTCTATATTGACCTAAGGGATAAAATTCGCGTCACCGACATGGCAGCTGGCTACATAATATCAAAAGAGGCAGGCGGCATTTTGCTAGATTCAAAGCTAAAGCCATTAGATTCTGATCTATCCTATGAGACAAGACTTTCATTTATTGCGGCAGCAAACAAGAAAATTTTATCAGAGATTTCAAAACAACTCAAACTCGGAAATAAGTAA